Proteins from a genomic interval of Arvicola amphibius chromosome 10, mArvAmp1.2, whole genome shotgun sequence:
- the Trmt2a gene encoding tRNA (uracil-5-)-methyltransferase homolog A isoform X3: MSEKLDTEVQEHMEDCGPDATTEHSPAVPESKEEKEEPAPAAESGTQPGLYSYIRDDLFTSEIFKLELQNVPRHASFSDVRRFLGRFGLQSHKIKLFGQPPCAFVTFRSAAERDKALRVLHGALWKGRPLSVRLARPKADPMARKRRQEGDSEPSATQIADVVTPLWRVPYSEQLEQKRLECERVLQKLAKEIGSTNRALLPWLLTQRQQHNKACCPLEGVKPSPQQTEYRNKCEFLVGVGVDGKDNTVGCRLGKYKGGTCAVAAPFDTVHIPEATKQVVKAFQEFIRSTPYSAYDPETYAGHWKQLTVRTSRRGQAMAIVYFHPQKLSSEEMAGLKASLVYYFMEGPGKASGVTCLYFVEEGQRKTPSQEGLPLEHMAGDQCIQEDLLGLTFRISPQAFFQVNTPAAEVLYTVIQEWAQLDGCSTVLDVCCGTGTIGLALAPKVKRVIGIELCQEAVEDARVNALTNELSNVEFHCGRAEDLVPGLVSRLSSQRLVAVLDPPRAGLHSKVILAIRRAENIKRLLYVSCNPRAAMGNFVDLCRAPSNRVKGIPFHPVKAVAVDLFPQTPHCSGNCRSGQKLGSLLSRGW, translated from the exons ATGAGTGAGAAGCTGGACACGGAA GTTCAAGAGCACATGGAGGATTGCGGCCCAGATGCCACTACAGAACACAGCCCTGCAGTCCCagaaagtaaagaagagaaagaggagcctGCACCAGCTGCAGAGTCTGGAACTCAGCCTGGGCTCTACAGCTACATAAGGGATGACCTGTTCACCTCAGAGATCTTTAAATTGGAGCTGCAAAATGTGCCTCGCCATGCCAGCTTTAGCGACGTCCGGCGCTTTTTGGGCCGTTTTGGCCTACAGTCCCACAAAATCAAACTCTTCGGACAACCACCATGTGCCTTTGTAACATTTCGCAGCGCTGCTGAACGAGACAAGGCCTTACGAGTGCTGCACGGTGCTCTCTGGAAAGGACGCCCACTCAGCGTGCGCCTGGCTCGACCCAAGGCTGACCCTATGGCTAGGAAGAGGCGGCAGGAAGGTGATAGTGAGCCTTCAGCAACGCAGATTGCCGATGTGGTGACCCCTCTTTGGAGAGTGCCCTACTCTGAGCAGTTGGAGCAGAAGCGGCTGGAATGTGAACGGGTGCTACAGAAACTGGCCAA AGAAATTGGGAGTACTAACCGCGCCCTGCTACCCTGGCTGCTCACACAAAGACAACAGCACAATAAGGCCTGTTGCCCACTGGAGGGAGTCAAGCCATCACCCCAGCAG ACTGAATATCGTAATAAGTGTGAGTTTCTGGTTGGAGTTGGGGTAGATGGAAAAGACAACACCGTTGGCTGCCGGCTTGGCAAGTACAAGGGCGGAACATGTGCTGTGGCAGCCCCCTTTGACACTGTGCACATTCCAGAGGCCACTAAGCAGGTGGTGAAGGCCTTCCAGGAATTCATTCG GTCCACCCCATACTCGGCATACGACCCTGAGACATATGCAGGCCACTGGAAGCAGCTGACTGTTCGTACCAGCCGCAGAGGCCAGGCCATGGCCATTGTCTACTTCCACCCCCAG AAACTGAGCTCAGAGGAAATGGCAGGGTTGAAGGCCTCACTTGTGTACTACTTCATGGAAGGGCCAGGCAAGGCCAGTGGggtgacctgcctctactttgtggaggaaggacagag GAAGACTCCCAGCCAGGAAGGCCTGCCCCTGGAGCATATGGCTGGTGACCAGTGCATCCAGGAAGACCTGCTGGGGCTGACCTTCCGCATTTCGCCTCAAGCGTTCTTCCAG GTAAACACACCTGCAGCTGAAGTGCTCTACACAGTCATCCAGGAATGGGCTCAGCTGGATGGGTGCAGTACCGTGCtggatgtgtgctgtggcacTGGCACCATAGGCCTGGCCTTGGCCCCG AAGGTAAAGAGAGTCATCGGGATTGAGCTGTGCCAGGAGGCTGTGGAGGATGCCCGTGTGAACGCTCTCACCAATG AGTTGAGCAACGTTGAGTTCCACTGCGGCAGGGCTGAAGATCTTGTGCCAGGCTTGGTGAGCAGACTGTCTTCCCAGCGACTTGTAGCTGTCCTAGACCCACCACGGGCTGGACTAC ATTCCAAGGTGATTCTGGCCATTCGTAGAGCTGAGAATATCAAGCGACTCCTGTATGTTTCCTGCAATCCCCGGGCAGCCATGGGCAACTTTGTGGA CCTCTGCAGGGCCCCATCTAACCGAGTAAAAGGCATTCCATTCCACCCAGTCAAAGCTGTGGCCGTGGACCTGTTCCCACAAACTCCACACT GTTCTGGGAACTGCAGAAGTGGACAAAAGCTGGGCTCCCTACTAAGCAGAGGATGGTAA
- the Trmt2a gene encoding tRNA (uracil-5-)-methyltransferase homolog A isoform X2 — protein sequence MEDCGPDATTEHSPAVPESKEEKEEPAPAAESGTQPGLYSYIRDDLFTSEIFKLELQNVPRHASFSDVRRFLGRFGLQSHKIKLFGQPPCAFVTFRSAAERDKALRVLHGALWKGRPLSVRLARPKADPMARKRRQEGDSEPSATQIADVVTPLWRVPYSEQLEQKRLECERVLQKLAKEIGSTNRALLPWLLTQRQQHNKACCPLEGVKPSPQQTEYRNKCEFLVGVGVDGKDNTVGCRLGKYKGGTCAVAAPFDTVHIPEATKQVVKAFQEFIRSTPYSAYDPETYAGHWKQLTVRTSRRGQAMAIVYFHPQKLSSEEMAGLKASLVYYFMEGPGKASGVTCLYFVEEGQRKTPSQEGLPLEHMAGDQCIQEDLLGLTFRISPQAFFQVNTPAAEVLYTVIQEWAQLDGCSTVLDVCCGTGTIGLALAPKVKRVIGIELCQEAVEDARVNALTNELSNVEFHCGRAEDLVPGLVSRLSSQRLVAVLDPPRAGLHSKVILAIRRAENIKRLLYVSCNPRAAMGNFVDLCRAPSNRVKGIPFHPVKAVAVDLFPQTPHCEMLILFERMDQHRNSIGALGYQDSETPRNTPDTTSQETETSLSS from the exons ATGGAGGATTGCGGCCCAGATGCCACTACAGAACACAGCCCTGCAGTCCCagaaagtaaagaagagaaagaggagcctGCACCAGCTGCAGAGTCTGGAACTCAGCCTGGGCTCTACAGCTACATAAGGGATGACCTGTTCACCTCAGAGATCTTTAAATTGGAGCTGCAAAATGTGCCTCGCCATGCCAGCTTTAGCGACGTCCGGCGCTTTTTGGGCCGTTTTGGCCTACAGTCCCACAAAATCAAACTCTTCGGACAACCACCATGTGCCTTTGTAACATTTCGCAGCGCTGCTGAACGAGACAAGGCCTTACGAGTGCTGCACGGTGCTCTCTGGAAAGGACGCCCACTCAGCGTGCGCCTGGCTCGACCCAAGGCTGACCCTATGGCTAGGAAGAGGCGGCAGGAAGGTGATAGTGAGCCTTCAGCAACGCAGATTGCCGATGTGGTGACCCCTCTTTGGAGAGTGCCCTACTCTGAGCAGTTGGAGCAGAAGCGGCTGGAATGTGAACGGGTGCTACAGAAACTGGCCAA AGAAATTGGGAGTACTAACCGCGCCCTGCTACCCTGGCTGCTCACACAAAGACAACAGCACAATAAGGCCTGTTGCCCACTGGAGGGAGTCAAGCCATCACCCCAGCAG ACTGAATATCGTAATAAGTGTGAGTTTCTGGTTGGAGTTGGGGTAGATGGAAAAGACAACACCGTTGGCTGCCGGCTTGGCAAGTACAAGGGCGGAACATGTGCTGTGGCAGCCCCCTTTGACACTGTGCACATTCCAGAGGCCACTAAGCAGGTGGTGAAGGCCTTCCAGGAATTCATTCG GTCCACCCCATACTCGGCATACGACCCTGAGACATATGCAGGCCACTGGAAGCAGCTGACTGTTCGTACCAGCCGCAGAGGCCAGGCCATGGCCATTGTCTACTTCCACCCCCAG AAACTGAGCTCAGAGGAAATGGCAGGGTTGAAGGCCTCACTTGTGTACTACTTCATGGAAGGGCCAGGCAAGGCCAGTGGggtgacctgcctctactttgtggaggaaggacagag GAAGACTCCCAGCCAGGAAGGCCTGCCCCTGGAGCATATGGCTGGTGACCAGTGCATCCAGGAAGACCTGCTGGGGCTGACCTTCCGCATTTCGCCTCAAGCGTTCTTCCAG GTAAACACACCTGCAGCTGAAGTGCTCTACACAGTCATCCAGGAATGGGCTCAGCTGGATGGGTGCAGTACCGTGCtggatgtgtgctgtggcacTGGCACCATAGGCCTGGCCTTGGCCCCG AAGGTAAAGAGAGTCATCGGGATTGAGCTGTGCCAGGAGGCTGTGGAGGATGCCCGTGTGAACGCTCTCACCAATG AGTTGAGCAACGTTGAGTTCCACTGCGGCAGGGCTGAAGATCTTGTGCCAGGCTTGGTGAGCAGACTGTCTTCCCAGCGACTTGTAGCTGTCCTAGACCCACCACGGGCTGGACTAC ATTCCAAGGTGATTCTGGCCATTCGTAGAGCTGAGAATATCAAGCGACTCCTGTATGTTTCCTGCAATCCCCGGGCAGCCATGGGCAACTTTGTGGA CCTCTGCAGGGCCCCATCTAACCGAGTAAAAGGCATTCCATTCCACCCAGTCAAAGCTGTGGCCGTGGACCTGTTCCCACAAACTCCACACTGTGAGATGCTTATACTGTTTGAGAGGATGGACCAACACCGTAATAGCATAGGAGCCTTGGGGTATCAAGACTCTGAAACCCCAAGAAATACTCCTGATACCACCTCACAGGAAACGGAGACTTCCCTCTCATCCTAG
- the Trmt2a gene encoding tRNA (uracil-5-)-methyltransferase homolog A isoform X1 — translation MSEKLDTEVQEHMEDCGPDATTEHSPAVPESKEEKEEPAPAAESGTQPGLYSYIRDDLFTSEIFKLELQNVPRHASFSDVRRFLGRFGLQSHKIKLFGQPPCAFVTFRSAAERDKALRVLHGALWKGRPLSVRLARPKADPMARKRRQEGDSEPSATQIADVVTPLWRVPYSEQLEQKRLECERVLQKLAKEIGSTNRALLPWLLTQRQQHNKACCPLEGVKPSPQQTEYRNKCEFLVGVGVDGKDNTVGCRLGKYKGGTCAVAAPFDTVHIPEATKQVVKAFQEFIRSTPYSAYDPETYAGHWKQLTVRTSRRGQAMAIVYFHPQKLSSEEMAGLKASLVYYFMEGPGKASGVTCLYFVEEGQRKTPSQEGLPLEHMAGDQCIQEDLLGLTFRISPQAFFQVNTPAAEVLYTVIQEWAQLDGCSTVLDVCCGTGTIGLALAPKVKRVIGIELCQEAVEDARVNALTNELSNVEFHCGRAEDLVPGLVSRLSSQRLVAVLDPPRAGLHSKVILAIRRAENIKRLLYVSCNPRAAMGNFVDLCRAPSNRVKGIPFHPVKAVAVDLFPQTPHCEMLILFERMDQHRNSIGALGYQDSETPRNTPDTTSQETETSLSS, via the exons ATGAGTGAGAAGCTGGACACGGAA GTTCAAGAGCACATGGAGGATTGCGGCCCAGATGCCACTACAGAACACAGCCCTGCAGTCCCagaaagtaaagaagagaaagaggagcctGCACCAGCTGCAGAGTCTGGAACTCAGCCTGGGCTCTACAGCTACATAAGGGATGACCTGTTCACCTCAGAGATCTTTAAATTGGAGCTGCAAAATGTGCCTCGCCATGCCAGCTTTAGCGACGTCCGGCGCTTTTTGGGCCGTTTTGGCCTACAGTCCCACAAAATCAAACTCTTCGGACAACCACCATGTGCCTTTGTAACATTTCGCAGCGCTGCTGAACGAGACAAGGCCTTACGAGTGCTGCACGGTGCTCTCTGGAAAGGACGCCCACTCAGCGTGCGCCTGGCTCGACCCAAGGCTGACCCTATGGCTAGGAAGAGGCGGCAGGAAGGTGATAGTGAGCCTTCAGCAACGCAGATTGCCGATGTGGTGACCCCTCTTTGGAGAGTGCCCTACTCTGAGCAGTTGGAGCAGAAGCGGCTGGAATGTGAACGGGTGCTACAGAAACTGGCCAA AGAAATTGGGAGTACTAACCGCGCCCTGCTACCCTGGCTGCTCACACAAAGACAACAGCACAATAAGGCCTGTTGCCCACTGGAGGGAGTCAAGCCATCACCCCAGCAG ACTGAATATCGTAATAAGTGTGAGTTTCTGGTTGGAGTTGGGGTAGATGGAAAAGACAACACCGTTGGCTGCCGGCTTGGCAAGTACAAGGGCGGAACATGTGCTGTGGCAGCCCCCTTTGACACTGTGCACATTCCAGAGGCCACTAAGCAGGTGGTGAAGGCCTTCCAGGAATTCATTCG GTCCACCCCATACTCGGCATACGACCCTGAGACATATGCAGGCCACTGGAAGCAGCTGACTGTTCGTACCAGCCGCAGAGGCCAGGCCATGGCCATTGTCTACTTCCACCCCCAG AAACTGAGCTCAGAGGAAATGGCAGGGTTGAAGGCCTCACTTGTGTACTACTTCATGGAAGGGCCAGGCAAGGCCAGTGGggtgacctgcctctactttgtggaggaaggacagag GAAGACTCCCAGCCAGGAAGGCCTGCCCCTGGAGCATATGGCTGGTGACCAGTGCATCCAGGAAGACCTGCTGGGGCTGACCTTCCGCATTTCGCCTCAAGCGTTCTTCCAG GTAAACACACCTGCAGCTGAAGTGCTCTACACAGTCATCCAGGAATGGGCTCAGCTGGATGGGTGCAGTACCGTGCtggatgtgtgctgtggcacTGGCACCATAGGCCTGGCCTTGGCCCCG AAGGTAAAGAGAGTCATCGGGATTGAGCTGTGCCAGGAGGCTGTGGAGGATGCCCGTGTGAACGCTCTCACCAATG AGTTGAGCAACGTTGAGTTCCACTGCGGCAGGGCTGAAGATCTTGTGCCAGGCTTGGTGAGCAGACTGTCTTCCCAGCGACTTGTAGCTGTCCTAGACCCACCACGGGCTGGACTAC ATTCCAAGGTGATTCTGGCCATTCGTAGAGCTGAGAATATCAAGCGACTCCTGTATGTTTCCTGCAATCCCCGGGCAGCCATGGGCAACTTTGTGGA CCTCTGCAGGGCCCCATCTAACCGAGTAAAAGGCATTCCATTCCACCCAGTCAAAGCTGTGGCCGTGGACCTGTTCCCACAAACTCCACACTGTGAGATGCTTATACTGTTTGAGAGGATGGACCAACACCGTAATAGCATAGGAGCCTTGGGGTATCAAGACTCTGAAACCCCAAGAAATACTCCTGATACCACCTCACAGGAAACGGAGACTTCCCTCTCATCCTAG